One Nitrospirota bacterium DNA segment encodes these proteins:
- a CDS encoding sulfurtransferase: MIHPFLIDTKTLEQNLGREGLVVIDVRGKAAYMFGGHIPGAVHATWHDFSDPNAAAKGLLDPDVTRLEQKIRALGINNDSDIVIYSNPFDNWGDEGRMFWMLQYLGLTQLRILDGGWVKWVAEKRRFEHMNVTVKPGSFTATPKSELIVLKDELKKLVKRPHPETMIVDARSLEEYAGKEVQGIPRPGHIPSAISVPWNGFLNPDATVKDVEKLKVVLAEKGVQEDREVICYCTGGVRSAWLYFVLKLVGYDKVRNYPGSWWEWSRDFAAPVETDVRLLHKIINTDEARPS, from the coding sequence ATGATCCATCCGTTTCTGATCGATACCAAGACGTTGGAGCAGAACCTTGGCCGGGAAGGCCTGGTGGTGATCGACGTGCGCGGCAAGGCGGCCTATATGTTCGGCGGCCATATCCCGGGGGCGGTGCATGCCACCTGGCATGATTTCAGCGACCCGAACGCGGCGGCCAAGGGGCTTCTGGATCCGGACGTGACGCGCCTGGAGCAGAAAATCCGCGCCCTGGGGATCAACAACGACAGCGATATCGTTATCTACTCGAACCCCTTCGATAACTGGGGGGATGAGGGGCGGATGTTCTGGATGCTCCAGTACCTGGGCCTGACGCAGCTCAGAATCCTCGATGGGGGCTGGGTCAAGTGGGTGGCGGAGAAGCGCCGGTTCGAGCATATGAACGTGACCGTCAAGCCCGGCTCGTTCACCGCCACGCCGAAGTCCGAGCTGATCGTCCTGAAGGATGAACTGAAAAAGCTGGTGAAGCGGCCCCATCCCGAGACGATGATCGTCGACGCGCGCAGTCTGGAGGAGTATGCCGGCAAGGAAGTGCAAGGCATTCCAAGGCCGGGGCATATTCCCTCGGCCATCAGTGTGCCCTGGAACGGGTTCCTCAACCCTGACGCAACGGTCAAGGATGTGGAAAAACTCAAAGTCGTCCTGGCGGAGAAGGGGGTCCAGGAAGACCGCGAGGTGATCTGTTACTGCACCGGCGGTGTCCGGTCCGCCTGGCTGTATTTTGTGCTGAAGCTGGTCGGGTATGACAAGGTTCGGAATTATCCCGGGTCCTGGTGGGAATGGAGCCGGGACTTTGCCGCCCCGGTGGAGACGGACGTCAGGTTGCTGCACAAAATCATCAATACAGACGAGGCTAGGCCATCTTGA
- a CDS encoding metal-binding protein SmbP: MGKKVVLGAMVLGFMTVLVSLPALSSVALADKGHAAEAVEHAKEAVEHGKQGHADALVKHAEGALKHAEAAQKEKANPHLAEGIKQLKDAVEHGKAGHADVATKAAENAVQHLSEVK, from the coding sequence ATGGGCAAGAAAGTAGTGCTGGGAGCGATGGTCCTTGGTTTCATGACGGTGCTCGTGAGCCTGCCGGCTCTTTCTTCCGTAGCGCTGGCCGACAAGGGGCATGCGGCCGAAGCCGTCGAGCACGCGAAAGAAGCCGTCGAGCACGGGAAACAGGGCCATGCGGATGCGCTGGTGAAGCATGCCGAGGGGGCGCTGAAGCATGCCGAGGCGGCGCAGAAGGAGAAGGCCAATCCCCACCTGGCGGAAGGCATCAAGCAATTGAAGGATGCTGTGGAGCACGGCAAGGCTGGCCATGCGGACGTCGCCACCAAGGCGGCGGAAAATGCGGTCCAGCACCTGTCCGAAGTCAAGTAA